In Coriobacteriia bacterium, the genomic window GAGTACCTCGGCGTCACCTCGGAAGAGGTGCTCGAGGCTATGGAGACGAGCGAGGCGTACAACTTCGTCTCGCTGGAGACCGACCGCGGTGGCGACGGTGGCGACTCGTTCTCGATCTTGGAGTACGTCGGCAAGGACGACGCGCTGATGGCCGTGGTCGAGGACCGCACCACGCTGTCGGCCGCCGTAGGTAAGCTCACACCACAGGAGCAGCGCGTGCTCTACCTGCGCTTCTTCGAAGGCTTGACGCAGACCGAGATTGCCAACCAGCTCAACATCTCGCAGATGCAGGTCTCGAGGCTGCTTCGCCGCACGCTTAAGGTCCTGCGCGAGAACATCGTGAGGGACTAGGCGCGATGCCGTACTCGGCGCAGGAACGTTACGACCGTTGGCGCACCACTGCGCTGGTCGTCTGGTCGACGATCGGCCTCGTGGTTCTGTTCGCGGCTGCGATGTGGGGGCTGGGCAGGATCATGCCGGCGCTCACGCCCTTCGTCGTGGCCTTCGTCCTCGTGTTCCTGCTCAACTGGCCGGTCGCACTGCTCGAGACGCGAGGCATGAAGCGCGGTCAGGCCGCACTACTGTGCTTGGTTATCCTGCTGGCATTGCTCGGGGGCATCGTCACGGTGCTGGGGCCGACCGTGGTCCATCAGGTTTCGTCGTTCGCGCATGCGGCGCCAAAGTATCTCGCGCAGGCCGACGCTGCCGAGAGCGCGGTCGAGGGGCAGCTTTCGGCGCTAGTCCTACCGGTGTGGCTCGCCAACATCATCCGCACCGCCTCGGCCCAGCTTTCGGAGTTCCTCGTAACGGCGGGCAACAACCTCGCGCACGTCTTGCTCAACTTTGGTGGGAGCATCGCGCGGGGGCTGGTCGACATGTTCCTCGCGCTGGTGATCGCGTTTTGGGTCCTTGCGGACCTGCCCAAGATTCGCGAGGAGATCACCGTGCTCGCCGGCCCTCGGTACGAGAGCGACGCCGAGCACCTGCTTCTCACCGTCACGCGCGTGCTGGGCGGCTACCTGCGCGGCCAGACGATCGCCTCACTGACCACGGCGACGCTCGCGACGATCGGGCTGTCGATCCTCGGCGTCCACTACGCGATCGTAGTAGGCATCATCGCCTTCTTCTTCAACTTCGCGCCCTACATCGGACCGGTCACGACGGCGCTGATCGCAGGGCTGCTCGGCATGTTCGGCGGGCCTTGGGTGGCCGTGGGCGCGGTCGCCGTCGTGGCGATTGCACAGAACCTCACCGACGCTTTTGTGGTGCCCCGCGTGATGTCGTCGCAGGTCGACCTGCATCCAACGCTCGTGATATTCTCCCTGCTCGTCGGCGGTACGCTTTTCGGGATCGTAGGACTGCTCTTCGCGATTCCTGTGGCCGCTATCGGCAAGGGCCTGTTCGTCTACTACTACGAGCGGCGAACGGAGCGAACGCTGTCGAGCACCGACGGCGCGCTCTTCCGCCACAGCGGCGCGACGCGCGCGACCGCCGACAGCGACGAGAAGCCTTCAACAACTGACAGCCAGAACGCCGAAAAGG contains:
- a CDS encoding sigma-70 family RNA polymerase sigma factor codes for the protein EYLGVTSEEVLEAMETSEAYNFVSLETDRGGDGGDSFSILEYVGKDDALMAVVEDRTTLSAAVGKLTPQEQRVLYLRFFEGLTQTEIANQLNISQMQVSRLLRRTLKVLRENIVRD
- a CDS encoding AI-2E family transporter, with amino-acid sequence MPYSAQERYDRWRTTALVVWSTIGLVVLFAAAMWGLGRIMPALTPFVVAFVLVFLLNWPVALLETRGMKRGQAALLCLVILLALLGGIVTVLGPTVVHQVSSFAHAAPKYLAQADAAESAVEGQLSALVLPVWLANIIRTASAQLSEFLVTAGNNLAHVLLNFGGSIARGLVDMFLALVIAFWVLADLPKIREEITVLAGPRYESDAEHLLLTVTRVLGGYLRGQTIASLTTATLATIGLSILGVHYAIVVGIIAFFFNFAPYIGPVTTALIAGLLGMFGGPWVAVGAVAVVAIAQNLTDAFVVPRVMSSQVDLHPTLVIFSLLVGGTLFGIVGLLFAIPVAAIGKGLFVYYYERRTERTLSSTDGALFRHSGATRATADSDEKPSTTDSQNAEKGA